Below is a window of Neodiprion virginianus isolate iyNeoVirg1 chromosome 4, iyNeoVirg1.1, whole genome shotgun sequence DNA.
ATCAAGGTTCGGTTCACAGATATTCTTATTCCTTTTcgaactaaaataaaaaaataaaaaaaatcagactTCTGAGAAAGATTACCGCAGTGATTTGTACTTGTGCATTTCGTAAAGCAATAGTCTTAAAGAAAAGTCTTCGATCGATACTGTATTTGTTCATCGGTGAATGAAACAGTCGGAAAATGATAGCGATTCGAtcgattcaaatttattatatcgGTTCGGTTAAGCGAGTAACGCATAGTAGCTGAAGGTCAATGTCAGACTAAGATTAGAAGCCCCTTTAAGAGCGGGCATAAGCGGCTTGCGTCTGCAGGTTGCGGCAGTTACTCCGCGACTGCAAGCGGAAGAGTGCAGTTGTTGTATGTTTGAACAACGAACGCGAAGGGAAAATTGTAACAGGTGCGTGATCGAACCGAGTGACACATGTATCGTTGGTTGTAGATTTGGTTGAACTAGATACTTTATCCTCGATGGGGAAAAATCAGCTTTCCTTGTTCTTcttattctctttcttttttttgttttgtcttTTAACAACGAATTCGATTTCGAATCTTTTTACGGACTTATTATCCTCCGATGAAAAGGAAGGAGAACAAGGAGGGAGCGAGCGataaaagaagtgaaaaaagacCTCGCTTGTACGGCGGGATTCGAGACTAAGCCGGTATTCAAGCTCGAAAGCTCAGTGCGTAAATGTTAAATAGAACACTTGAGTCAACGACCGAGTTATTTTTGGTGCTATCCAAGTGGATTCAAGCACCGTATACGCGTCagtgtatttttaattattcatcaagGCGGCAATCGAGTCCGTCCGGTATTTTAAACAAGCCGATTTCCGCTGTTGCAGGAATCGCTCGGCGACAAGGTGGCCATGTTCAATCAGCAGGCGACCAGGCATCAGGACACGCAAGCCAAGAACCCCTTCACCTCGGGCTTGAATCTGCCCAGGCCAAAATTCTCCAAAGAAGAATACGGCCGGTAAGTCAGAGCTCTGTCACAGCTTTTTGCTTGCTATCAATCGGCCCTTTCGGTTGATCGTTTTTTCGTAATTAGTAATGCTATTGATCGATGAAACGATTGATTTGAAGGATCGGTTGGCCGGTTAGTTGAAAAAAACGGTGAATCGAACCTTCCGATCAATCGATCAATCCCCCAGCCTTTATAGTTCTCTGCTCGATCTCGtttgtttctaaaaattttcacaaaccTTTTTCGTATTCTTTGGCTACTTCAGACCGGCCGCTGGATCGCTGTCCGATATTCGGGGGCGAAAAGCGTCGGCCCACATTTACAAGGAGATTCTCGAGTTGTGCGAGATGATTTATCAGAACGGCACTCCCTGCAAGGATGAGCCGGATATAATTGGGATCACCTTTGGCGATTTGTTCAACATTTACGTACACATAAACGACAAATGCGTCGGCCTTCTTCTGAGGGCCAGAAAACAGAACTTTCTTCACTTCGAGGGCGAGTGTCTGTTCCAGGTGAGCGGAtccttcaaaatttttttttctttctcgcgATTCAAGCACCTTTTCCAAATTTATCACGCTTTTATTAATAcctcgtttttattttcagaggCGGGATGACAACGTGCCGATTTTCCTCACAAAACCGATCGCCGAGATCAGGCAGATCTTCAAACAGAAGCTCGAACAGCAGCGGATAGAAGCCCAACAGATAGAAGCTCAACATTTATAACCTCCGTATAATCACCCTGTTATTTGGACGATAAATAATTTGTcacaattatttatatctgTTATGATATCGTGCGTTATTATGCAGCATgattttcctttatttctttctgttatttatttcatttttttcttctctttcttcttacTAACCAACAAAAAACGACCATTATTTGTAATCAACTGATTGTAGTTTGTAACTCGTGAGCGTGACTGGAAAACGTGGACCgatgtaaatattgtatacGAGAAATTGTATAAGGCATGTTGCTCTAGGTTATAGtacaataaaacaatttgtaagaaaacaaaaataaaaaatcaaaccgTATGGAAAAACTAGCTCATTCCTTTACAGACCCTGCTTCGTTTCCACTCTTCTCTGTCAACTGGCGTTGCAGAAGCAGATCAATGATTTTTCCAAAGATTTGCCGGTTTCTCAATTTTTGCGTACAATTCgcctgaaattaaaaaaaaaaaatgcatatagaccaatatatatatatatatatatatatggcaGGACGAGAGAAACTTATGAATGAATGAGTAAAATCGgcagaaaatatttcaaggtaatcgcatataatttatatttgtatatacagTCACTTTACAATgcgcataatttttttcttgtttttttttttgttttctgttttcttcGTTCAAATGTTATTCATCGTTTTCACGTAATATCTAACTAATTCATTAGGTCTCAGACATCGCAATGGACAAGGTAAGATGATGGtatataaagtaaaaaattcgttAGGTATTAAAACTGCAGTGCTTAGCGGTTCCTCTGGGCCTTTCGTCAAGGGACGAAATTATTACCGGAAGAAAAGTAAAACCATGCAAGGTGTGTAGTATGGTACTTATAGCTTCTCACGAAACTACGACGATCGCTATACTCCTTATATCGGTTCAATCCCCGAACCGTGTTGATCGATCCGAAATGAATCAGCCACCGTCaaagttgtaaattttacCGTTATTATCAACatcatttcaattatcttgttaaaattaaaaacgctCCGATAAATCGATACATATAGTGTTATATATAGGCCGATTCGGTTTAATTACGCAACTGCACATTTCGCCTGCAACGGTGATTTGACAAAAAGTTGAGATGTatgaaagttaaaaaaatcatttaaaatcgCAACAAATAAACTGTACTCGTTTGaaacatattattttcaatattattatcattaaaattattattatcattatcatcatcatcatcatcatcatcattattattattattattattgttattattattcagcCTTGCAAGCGATATGGGAGaggtttttaatttataatataatttaatatattatataatatatacacatatatgcattttgcatgcatatatatatatgtatatatatatgttatataatgataataatacgTGATACAATACATAAAACATTATCATAACGCataattgatttaatttaaatttgataatcattatttatacgtatacgtaatatgtgtatacatatataatgtcTATTTCGTGGTATGTATAACGATATCATTATACTGGCcatcataatatttatacatagtttgtatatgtatatcatatacctgtatatacataccatatatgtataacgagCGTGCGGCGATATGTTTTCcgataattgaaatatatattcgAAGAAATATTATACGTTTGACAAACCACTCCTCGAGTTTGGATACAAAAACGTCtaggtatacatattgtatgtatataggtatacggaTATGTAGAATTTGCTCGcgatttcacaattttcataTTACGTAGATAACGGTGTGTGTACGTAACGTATAAATCGACGCGTGATCGTCTCAACCGTtgaaaggttgaaaaattttatttattcattaattttttttcttattgttttcTCCACGCAACACATGTAGGTATATTTACGCATATGTATAATCTCTATACACGCACACTTGAGGCCGTTTACTGACCGCTAAAATCACGTTATATTGGTATAATAGGTACACGTAAATGACATCCATCTATGTccaattcattattattattattatcattattatcattattgttgttattactattataccATTCAATATTCGTTATTAAATCAAACATTATACATCTTTAAAACATCATAGTGtagatcctttttttttgggaggGGGGGATAGAGGCCAGTTTTCTATACGCGtcttatttttaatacactatgtatttaatatgtatatatatatttatgtgtgtgtgtgtgtgtgtgtatgtatgaatgtatgtatgtacaatccATGCGTATCTAGCATCGgcgtatatacctatgtataattattattcataattcgttatttcattatttattatacagcaCTTACTAATcggttatatgtatacgtactaTTTAATTCAATTGTAAGGTCGGCCACTATTTGACGTTTTATAGCTTTTTCATAATTCATTGCATTACAGGTAGACTTATCGGGCGTTCCATAACAAATCGACCTACGTATGACCCTCAACATcggcggttttttttttcatttttaagtATGATGTAGAGTGTACAAAAGAAAAGATCTTTTACCGGGTCTTAGATTTCTTCAAACTCGGGATTGATTTTTATTGCTACCGAAAATACGAGATCctaattttcgaataaaagcCCCAATCGATTAGCTTCAAATTTGTCGTGTGAATTCTTtgttaaaaaacgaaacttttGAAACCGATTTGGAATTGGGCAAGTGTTTGGCTTAGAAGCTACAGGAGAAACAAGTAATTGAAAAGTGAGTAAAccataaaaaatacaaatttgtatttttgaaatctaCATTGTAATTCGATTACCATCAGTTTTTAATTACTTGTTTGGCCTGTAGCTTCTAAGTCAAAGGCTCATTCATTTCCATCGTGGTTTGaaaatctttgtttttcaacaaagaATCCATGAGAAAACTTTAAAGCCAATCGATTGGGGCTCTTCAGAGCAGCAAAAATTCAACCCGTGGTCCAAGAAATCTAAAACTCAGTGACAGATGATTTTTCGTGCACTCGGTTTAGgatggaatgcctcatatataatatatgtattagtTTTAGACGTGTAGCGGAAGGTGCGAGTTCGGTTCGTTTGATACTCTTCGTTTCGTTCTTACAAACTtcacttttttattcatttatttattcattcctttttcttctctcacgTTTGTACAGttagatattttattactttttctacTGCAATTGAACatgatgagaaaattattttttgaaaataaattaatcatgTAAACTTATGGAAATCGTTTCAGAACAATGATAGCgtttctcaatatttatatatttatttatatacaagGTACACAAAATTAGTACGTAACGTGAACTAGATTCTCGTAAATTTTAATAAGGTTATTGACAATAATGCAGTTTTCTTTGAACGATATTGATATGAAAGAAAACTTGCGATATGTTTCATGAAAAAGCTCGAGAATTACGGTCATTTAGCAGCTGACCTAATCtgtcgtttttcaatttctattttcttcaaCAGTGGTTCCCAACACAAATAATGTACAATTATTGTACCATTGTACTAAACACAacgtatttatgaatatatgtTCGACTGTACCGAAAAAATGATGTTGGCTAAGTttcagctcttaatattaatatttagagtTGCCTCATCGCGATTTTCTATctcccatttaaataacatgtcCATAAATACCCTTTCACcataaataacttttgaaagagtagatttatcataaaatgataattgaatgagatcttttttgtagagcgttcaattctctacaaaaatatgttttggTCTTATCAGTACACCGATGCGTCGACAAGTTACAAAATTCCAAGATTAAAAGAAACAACTgtcccatgttatttaaatgggaagTAGAAAATTGCGCCGAGGCACTTCTGAATATTAATACCAAGAGATGAAACTTGGATAGCacctttttttcgtcatttcgaacaatattttcgacttgaattt
It encodes the following:
- the LOC124304157 gene encoding actin-binding Rho-activating protein isoform X1, which produces MSSVMFESLGDKVAMFNQQATRHQDTQAKNPFTSGLNLPRPKFSKEEYGRPAAGSLSDIRGRKASAHIYKEILELCEMIYQNGTPCKDEPDIIGITFGDLFNIYVHINDKCVGLLLRARKQNFLHFEGECLFQRRDDNVPIFLTKPIAEIRQIFKQKLEQQRIEAQQIEAQHL
- the LOC124304157 gene encoding actin-binding Rho-activating protein isoform X2, whose amino-acid sequence is MFNQQATRHQDTQAKNPFTSGLNLPRPKFSKEEYGRPAAGSLSDIRGRKASAHIYKEILELCEMIYQNGTPCKDEPDIIGITFGDLFNIYVHINDKCVGLLLRARKQNFLHFEGECLFQRRDDNVPIFLTKPIAEIRQIFKQKLEQQRIEAQQIEAQHL